CGCGCAGCCGAACTTTTACGTAAACCAGCGAGCGCCTTGGACCCCAACTTCCTGGGCTCACTGGAGAGTGCATGAGTCTGATCTACATCAGCGATACAAATATCTGGATCGATTTCAGAAACGCTGGATTGCTGGAACAGATGTTCAGACTTCCGTTCACATTATGCTGCACCGATTTCGTGATGGATGAACTGGAAGACTTCCCCCATGACGAATTACTCGCCCATGGGTTGATTGTCGAGTCTTTCGATGGCCTTGGAGTCGCTCGACTTTTCAGCCTTAAAGTCGAGCACAACAACAGTTCACTGGCGGATGTCTCCTGCTATTTGCTCGCACAGGAGACGGGCCGACCGTTACTGACCGGAGACGGCAAGCTTAGACGCCAGGCTCAACGAGATGGTTTGCAAGTTCACGGGGCGCTCTGGCTACTCGACCTAATGGTCGAGCATCAAGTTGTTCCACCAGCGCACGCTGCAGATGCTTTGGATAACATGCTCGAACATGGAGCACGTTTACCGTCTGGAGAATGTGATGCAAGGCTTTCGCACTGGCGGAAGCCTTGACATCCAACCGCGCCTGTTACCGCCCGCTCTTCCAAAGATACCCACCCACCAGAATCCCGACGCCACAAATGATCGCCACATAATAGGCAGGTCCCATCGGGCTTTCCTTCAAAAGCAGCGTCACCACCATCGGGGTCAGGCCACCGAAGATGGCGTAGGCCAGATTGTAGGAAAACGACAACCCGCTAAAACGCACCACCGCCGGAAAAGCCTTGACCATCACATAGGGCACTGCGCCAACTATCCCGACCAGAAAACCGGTCAGCGCATACATCGGGAACAGCCAGTCGGGATGGTTGAACAGGCTGTGATAGAAGGTCCACGACATTAATAGCAACAAACCGCTACCGAATACGAACACACGACCGGCGCCGAAGCGGTCAGCCAATGCACCGGAGGTCACACAGCCCAGGCTCAGGAACACGATGGCCAGGCTGTTGGCCTGCAACGCGGTAGTGGGCGCGAAGTGGTAAACGGTCTGCAGCACGGTCGGGGTCATGAGGATGACCACGATGATGCCGGCGGACAGCAACCAGGTCAGCAGCATGGAAATCAGAATCGCACCGCGATGATCACGCAACACCGCGCGCAGCGGCACTTCTTCGGCCAGGGCCTTGCGCAATTGCA
The window above is part of the Pseudomonas sp. B21-048 genome. Proteins encoded here:
- a CDS encoding type II toxin-antitoxin system VapC family toxin, with protein sequence MSLIYISDTNIWIDFRNAGLLEQMFRLPFTLCCTDFVMDELEDFPHDELLAHGLIVESFDGLGVARLFSLKVEHNNSSLADVSCYLLAQETGRPLLTGDGKLRRQAQRDGLQVHGALWLLDLMVEHQVVPPAHAADALDNMLEHGARLPSGECDARLSHWRKP